One window of Oncorhynchus kisutch isolate 150728-3 linkage group LG25, Okis_V2, whole genome shotgun sequence genomic DNA carries:
- the LOC109870259 gene encoding endoplasmic reticulum lectin 1 isoform X1: MDRTRLLFVLFGGLSELCCHVSANRGGSPSFSDEIPFKINWPGDEFTLPTSGALYKDDDFVIMTTTEKEKYKCLLPSLSNGDDDDVKEYAGPTPGDLLDPLFKQSSCSYRIESYWTYEVCHGKHVRQYHEEKETGQQIKLQEYVLGSMTKKTESSTTSGTETAEKVEETKPKSEPEKEVPTKNVEGQLAPYYPVLMGHGTACVLKQNTPRSTNVLYVCHPEAKHEILSIAEVTTCEYEVVVLTHLICAHPKYRFKSSPVNAIFCQALSGSPLQPHSLSQMNREQEQLLKPPFTAPTAPEMEREEESMSPVREEAFSSTHKPLVVGGQTHITVGTTHISRLTDEQLIKEFLSGSYCLHGGVGWWKYEFCYGKHVHQYHEDKEQGKNMVVVGSWNTEEHLEWAQKNVARSYQLKNDGVQKVKLVSHFYGHGDVCDMTGKPRQVIVKLKCKESESPHAVTVYMLEPQTCQYVLGVESPVICQILDTADEKGLLSVSS; the protein is encoded by the exons ATGGACCGGACTAGGCTGCTGTTCGTGTTGTTTGGGGGTTTGTCtgagttgtgttgtcatgtgtcggCTAACAGAGGGGGATCTCCTTCGTTTTCTGATGAAATCCCATTCAAAATCAACTGGCCCGGGGACGAATTCACCTTg CCAACCTCCGGTGCCCTCTACAAAGATGATGACTTTGTCATCATGACAACAACAGAGAAGGAGAAATACAAATGTCTCCTGCCTTCCTTGTCAAATGGAGACGAC GATGATGTCAAGGAGTACGCTGGTCCCACTCCAGGTGATCTACTGGACCCACTGTTCAAACAGAGCAGCTGCTCCTACAGA ATCGAGTCATACTGGACGTATGAGGTGTGTCATGGGAAGCATGTGAGACAATACCATGAAGAGAAGGAGACGGGACAG CAGATCAAACTTCAGGAGTACGTCTTGGGAAGCATGACCAAGAAGACTGAGTCTTCAACCACTTCAGGAACAGAGACTGCAGAGAAAGTTGAGGAGACGAAACCTAAGTCAGAACCGGAGAAAGAG GTTCCCACTAAGAACGTGGAGGGCCAGCTCGCTCCATACTACCCGGTGTTGATGGGCCACGGGACGGCCTGCGTCCTGAAACAGAACACGCCTCGCTCCACCAACGTGCTGTATGTCTGCCACCCCGAAGCAAAGCATGAGATCCTCTCTATTGCTGAGGTCACTACCTGCGAGTACGAAGTAGTGGTGCTGACCCATCTGATCTGTGcacaccccaaatacag GTTCAAGTCGTCCCCAGTGAATGCCATCTTCTGCCAGGCCCTGTCTGGTTCTCCCCTGCAGCCTCACAGTCTCTCTCAGATGAACCGAGAGCAGGAACAGCTACTGAAACCTCCCTTCACTGCTCCTACTGccccagagatggagagagag GAGGAGAGTATGTCCCCGGTGAGAGAGGAGGCCTTCTCCTCTACCCATAAGCCCCTGGTGGTGGGCGGGCAGACTCATATTACAGTGGGAACCACCCACATCTCCCGCCTGACGGACGAGCAGCTGATCAAAGAGTTCCTGAGTGGCTCCTACTGTCTCCATGGG GGAGTGGGGTGGTGGAAGTATGAGTTCTGCTATGGGAAGCATGTGCATCAGTACCATGAG GATAAGGAGCAAGGGAAGAACATGGTGGTAGTGGGCAGTTGGAACACTGAGGAACACCTGGAGTGGGCCCAGAAGAACGTGGCCCGGTCCTACCAGCTCAAAAACGATGGGGTGCAGAAAGTCAA ACTGGTGTCTCACTTCTACGGCCACGGGGATGTGTGTGACATGACGGGGAAACCCAGACAGGTCATCGTCAAGCTCAA GTGTAAGGAGTCTGAGTCTCCCCATGCCGTCACTGTGTACATGCTGGAGCCTCAGACCTGTCAGTACGTCCTTGGG GTTGAGTCTCCAGTCATATGCCAGATCCTGGACACAGCTGATGAGAAAGGCCTTCTATCTGTCTCCAGCTAA
- the LOC109870259 gene encoding endoplasmic reticulum lectin 1 isoform X2 codes for MDRTRLLFVLFGGLSELCCHVSANRGGSPSFSDEIPFKINWPGDEFTLPTSGALYKDDDFVIMTTTEKEKYKCLLPSLSNGDDDDVKEYAGPTPGDLLDPLFKQSSCSYRIESYWTYEVCHGKHVRQYHEEKETGQIKLQEYVLGSMTKKTESSTTSGTETAEKVEETKPKSEPEKEVPTKNVEGQLAPYYPVLMGHGTACVLKQNTPRSTNVLYVCHPEAKHEILSIAEVTTCEYEVVVLTHLICAHPKYRFKSSPVNAIFCQALSGSPLQPHSLSQMNREQEQLLKPPFTAPTAPEMEREEESMSPVREEAFSSTHKPLVVGGQTHITVGTTHISRLTDEQLIKEFLSGSYCLHGGVGWWKYEFCYGKHVHQYHEDKEQGKNMVVVGSWNTEEHLEWAQKNVARSYQLKNDGVQKVKLVSHFYGHGDVCDMTGKPRQVIVKLKCKESESPHAVTVYMLEPQTCQYVLGVESPVICQILDTADEKGLLSVSS; via the exons ATGGACCGGACTAGGCTGCTGTTCGTGTTGTTTGGGGGTTTGTCtgagttgtgttgtcatgtgtcggCTAACAGAGGGGGATCTCCTTCGTTTTCTGATGAAATCCCATTCAAAATCAACTGGCCCGGGGACGAATTCACCTTg CCAACCTCCGGTGCCCTCTACAAAGATGATGACTTTGTCATCATGACAACAACAGAGAAGGAGAAATACAAATGTCTCCTGCCTTCCTTGTCAAATGGAGACGAC GATGATGTCAAGGAGTACGCTGGTCCCACTCCAGGTGATCTACTGGACCCACTGTTCAAACAGAGCAGCTGCTCCTACAGA ATCGAGTCATACTGGACGTATGAGGTGTGTCATGGGAAGCATGTGAGACAATACCATGAAGAGAAGGAGACGGGACAG ATCAAACTTCAGGAGTACGTCTTGGGAAGCATGACCAAGAAGACTGAGTCTTCAACCACTTCAGGAACAGAGACTGCAGAGAAAGTTGAGGAGACGAAACCTAAGTCAGAACCGGAGAAAGAG GTTCCCACTAAGAACGTGGAGGGCCAGCTCGCTCCATACTACCCGGTGTTGATGGGCCACGGGACGGCCTGCGTCCTGAAACAGAACACGCCTCGCTCCACCAACGTGCTGTATGTCTGCCACCCCGAAGCAAAGCATGAGATCCTCTCTATTGCTGAGGTCACTACCTGCGAGTACGAAGTAGTGGTGCTGACCCATCTGATCTGTGcacaccccaaatacag GTTCAAGTCGTCCCCAGTGAATGCCATCTTCTGCCAGGCCCTGTCTGGTTCTCCCCTGCAGCCTCACAGTCTCTCTCAGATGAACCGAGAGCAGGAACAGCTACTGAAACCTCCCTTCACTGCTCCTACTGccccagagatggagagagag GAGGAGAGTATGTCCCCGGTGAGAGAGGAGGCCTTCTCCTCTACCCATAAGCCCCTGGTGGTGGGCGGGCAGACTCATATTACAGTGGGAACCACCCACATCTCCCGCCTGACGGACGAGCAGCTGATCAAAGAGTTCCTGAGTGGCTCCTACTGTCTCCATGGG GGAGTGGGGTGGTGGAAGTATGAGTTCTGCTATGGGAAGCATGTGCATCAGTACCATGAG GATAAGGAGCAAGGGAAGAACATGGTGGTAGTGGGCAGTTGGAACACTGAGGAACACCTGGAGTGGGCCCAGAAGAACGTGGCCCGGTCCTACCAGCTCAAAAACGATGGGGTGCAGAAAGTCAA ACTGGTGTCTCACTTCTACGGCCACGGGGATGTGTGTGACATGACGGGGAAACCCAGACAGGTCATCGTCAAGCTCAA GTGTAAGGAGTCTGAGTCTCCCCATGCCGTCACTGTGTACATGCTGGAGCCTCAGACCTGTCAGTACGTCCTTGGG GTTGAGTCTCCAGTCATATGCCAGATCCTGGACACAGCTGATGAGAAAGGCCTTCTATCTGTCTCCAGCTAA